A genomic window from Salvelinus namaycush isolate Seneca chromosome 5, SaNama_1.0, whole genome shotgun sequence includes:
- the LOC120048783 gene encoding peroxisomal carnitine O-octanoyltransferase-like isoform X3 gives MSLQAEFERVADDVKKVKSRPSDQELLDMYGLYKQAIFGDINIDKPGMLDMKGKVKWEAWDSRKVLPFATEEEYQVTAAIVKRFGEGIGNDLHQKLLQRARTRRNWLEEWWLDAAYLEMRCPSQLNVNFGGPAPYLEHCWPPTEGVQLQRTSISMWHTLQYWDLLRTERLDPHKAGNVVLDMDQFRMLFCTCKVPGVTKDTIINYFKTESEGPCPSHVVVMCKGRFFSFDAVCDGHILTPPELLRHLTHVKQCCEGEPTGDGIAALTSEERTRWAKAREYLIGIDPANKTILETIQSSLFVVSLDDAKPYATAENYTPVSLEVLTGDPTIRWGDKSYNSISFADGTFGSNCDHAPFEGMVLVTHCYYVDQQLKATDGKWKGSETVRPMPLPEELVFTVDDRVRSDVAHAKQQYFETTQDLQVVCYAFTSFGKAAIKQRKLHPDTFIQLALQLAYYRQHGRLGSCYETAMTRRFYHGRTETMRPCTLEAQNWCHTMLLPAASAEAKRKALLLAFNKHNKLMAEAQNGKGFDRHLLGLYLIAKEEGLPMPDLFTDPLYSKSGGGGNFTLSTSLAGYTTVHGVGAPMVHHGYGFFYRIRDDRIVASCTAWKSSPETDAETLFQNLVTSLHEMLHLATTAQL, from the exons TGCTGCCGTTTGCTACAGAGGAGGAGTACCAGGTGACTGCGGCCATAGTGAAGAGGTTTGGAGAGGGCATCGGCAACGACCTGCACCAAAAACTACTGCAGAGAGCCAGGACACGCAGGAACTGG tTGGAGGAGTGGTGGTTGGATGCAGCCTATCTGGAAATGCGTTGCCCCTCCCAGTTGAATGTGAACTTCGGAGGTCCTGCACCCTACCTAGAGCACTGCTGGCCCCCTACAGAGGGAGTACAGTTACAGAGGACCAGCATAAGCATGTGGCACACTCTACAGTACTGGGACCTGCTTCGCAC GGAGAGGCTGGACCCTCATAAAGCTGGTAATGTGGTGTTGGATATGGACCAGTTCAGAATGCTGTTCTGTACATGTAAAGTTCCTGGAGTCACCAAGGATACCATCATCAACTACTTTAAGACAG agagcgAGGGTCCATGCCCCTCCCATGTGGTGGTGATGTGTAAGGGGCGTTTCTTCTCGTTTGATGCAGTGTGTGACGGACACATTCTTACCCCTCCAGAGCTGCTCAG gcatcTGACCCATGTGAAGCAGTGTTGTGAGGGGGAGCCTACAGGTGACGGAATCGCCGCTCTCACCTCAGAGGAGAGGACACGCTGggctaag gcCAGGGAGTATCTGATAGGTATAGATCCAGCCAATAAGACCATCTTAGAGACCATCCAGAGCAGTCTGTTTGTGGTCTCACTGGACGATGCTAAACCCTACGCTACTGCAGAGAACTACACAccg GTGTCCCTGGAGGTGCTGACAGGAGACCCCACCATCCGCTGGGGAGACAAGTCCTACAACTCCATCTCCTTTGCTGACGGAACCTTCGGATCCAATTGTGAC CATGCCCCATTTGAAGGCATGGTGCTGGTAACTCACTGTTACTATGTGGATCAGCAGCTCAAAGCTACAGACGGCAAGTGGAAG ggctctGAGACAGTGCGGCCTATGCCTCTTCCTGAAGAGTTGGTCTTCACTGTGGATGACAGAGTCAGGAGTGACGTTGCACATGCCAAGCAACAGTACTTTGAGACT actCAGGACTTGCAGGTGGTGTGTTATGCGTTCACCTCGTTTGGGAAAGCAGCCATCAAACAGAGGAAGCTCCACCCAGACACCTTCATACAACTGGCCCTTCAACTGGCTTATTACAGACAGCATGGGAG GTTAGGTAGTTGCTATGAGACAGCGATGACCAGAAGGTTCTACCACGGCAGGACTGAGACCATGAGGCCCTGTACCCTGGAGGCACAGAACTGGTGCCATACCATGCTCCTCCCTGCAGCCAGT GCTGAGGCTAAGAGGAAAGCCCTGCTGCTGGCCTTCAACAAGCACAACAAACTGATGGCTGAGGCACAGAACGGAAAAGGTTTTGACAGACATCTCCTGGGCCTGTACCTGATTGCCAAGGAGGAGGGACTTCCTATGCCAGACCTTTTCACTGATCCACTGTATtccaagag tggcGGGGGCGGTAACTTTACCTTGTCCACAAGTCTGGCTGGCTACACCACAGTTCATGGGGTGGGCGCTCCCATGGTGCACCATGGCTACGGGTTCTTCTACCGCATCCGTGACGACAG GATCGTGGCTTCCTGTACGGCGTGGAAGTCCAGTCCAGAGACAGATGCAGAGACACTGTTCCAGAACCTGGTTACCTCCCTGCATGAGATGCTACATCTCGCTACCACAGCTcagctctaa
- the LOC120048783 gene encoding peroxisomal carnitine O-octanoyltransferase-like isoform X1, with the protein MANQVSEFPTERTFQYQHSLPPLPVPSLEGSLANYLDAVLPFATEEEYQVTAAIVKRFGEGIGNDLHQKLLQRARTRRNWLEEWWLDAAYLEMRCPSQLNVNFGGPAPYLEHCWPPTEGVQLQRTSISMWHTLQYWDLLRTERLDPHKAGNVVLDMDQFRMLFCTCKVPGVTKDTIINYFKTESEGPCPSHVVVMCKGRFFSFDAVCDGHILTPPELLRHLTHVKQCCEGEPTGDGIAALTSEERTRWAKAREYLIGIDPANKTILETIQSSLFVVSLDDAKPYATAENYTPVSLEVLTGDPTIRWGDKSYNSISFADGTFGSNCDHAPFEGMVLVTHCYYVDQQLKATDGKWKGSETVRPMPLPEELVFTVDDRVRSDVAHAKQQYFETTQDLQVVCYAFTSFGKAAIKQRKLHPDTFIQLALQLAYYRQHGRLGSCYETAMTRRFYHGRTETMRPCTLEAQNWCHTMLLPAASAEAKRKALLLAFNKHNKLMAEAQNGKGFDRHLLGLYLIAKEEGLPMPDLFTDPLYSKSGGGGNFTLSTSLAGYTTVHGVGAPMVHHGYGFFYRIRDDRIVASCTAWKSSPETDAETLFQNLVTSLHEMLHLATTAQL; encoded by the exons ATGGCTAACCAGGTGTCAGAGTTCCCCACTGAGCGGACGTTCCAGTACCAGCATAGCCTGCCTCCTCTCCCTGTACCGTCTCTAGAGGGGAGCCTTGCCAACTACCTGGATGCAG TGCTGCCGTTTGCTACAGAGGAGGAGTACCAGGTGACTGCGGCCATAGTGAAGAGGTTTGGAGAGGGCATCGGCAACGACCTGCACCAAAAACTACTGCAGAGAGCCAGGACACGCAGGAACTGG tTGGAGGAGTGGTGGTTGGATGCAGCCTATCTGGAAATGCGTTGCCCCTCCCAGTTGAATGTGAACTTCGGAGGTCCTGCACCCTACCTAGAGCACTGCTGGCCCCCTACAGAGGGAGTACAGTTACAGAGGACCAGCATAAGCATGTGGCACACTCTACAGTACTGGGACCTGCTTCGCAC GGAGAGGCTGGACCCTCATAAAGCTGGTAATGTGGTGTTGGATATGGACCAGTTCAGAATGCTGTTCTGTACATGTAAAGTTCCTGGAGTCACCAAGGATACCATCATCAACTACTTTAAGACAG agagcgAGGGTCCATGCCCCTCCCATGTGGTGGTGATGTGTAAGGGGCGTTTCTTCTCGTTTGATGCAGTGTGTGACGGACACATTCTTACCCCTCCAGAGCTGCTCAG gcatcTGACCCATGTGAAGCAGTGTTGTGAGGGGGAGCCTACAGGTGACGGAATCGCCGCTCTCACCTCAGAGGAGAGGACACGCTGggctaag gcCAGGGAGTATCTGATAGGTATAGATCCAGCCAATAAGACCATCTTAGAGACCATCCAGAGCAGTCTGTTTGTGGTCTCACTGGACGATGCTAAACCCTACGCTACTGCAGAGAACTACACAccg GTGTCCCTGGAGGTGCTGACAGGAGACCCCACCATCCGCTGGGGAGACAAGTCCTACAACTCCATCTCCTTTGCTGACGGAACCTTCGGATCCAATTGTGAC CATGCCCCATTTGAAGGCATGGTGCTGGTAACTCACTGTTACTATGTGGATCAGCAGCTCAAAGCTACAGACGGCAAGTGGAAG ggctctGAGACAGTGCGGCCTATGCCTCTTCCTGAAGAGTTGGTCTTCACTGTGGATGACAGAGTCAGGAGTGACGTTGCACATGCCAAGCAACAGTACTTTGAGACT actCAGGACTTGCAGGTGGTGTGTTATGCGTTCACCTCGTTTGGGAAAGCAGCCATCAAACAGAGGAAGCTCCACCCAGACACCTTCATACAACTGGCCCTTCAACTGGCTTATTACAGACAGCATGGGAG GTTAGGTAGTTGCTATGAGACAGCGATGACCAGAAGGTTCTACCACGGCAGGACTGAGACCATGAGGCCCTGTACCCTGGAGGCACAGAACTGGTGCCATACCATGCTCCTCCCTGCAGCCAGT GCTGAGGCTAAGAGGAAAGCCCTGCTGCTGGCCTTCAACAAGCACAACAAACTGATGGCTGAGGCACAGAACGGAAAAGGTTTTGACAGACATCTCCTGGGCCTGTACCTGATTGCCAAGGAGGAGGGACTTCCTATGCCAGACCTTTTCACTGATCCACTGTATtccaagag tggcGGGGGCGGTAACTTTACCTTGTCCACAAGTCTGGCTGGCTACACCACAGTTCATGGGGTGGGCGCTCCCATGGTGCACCATGGCTACGGGTTCTTCTACCGCATCCGTGACGACAG GATCGTGGCTTCCTGTACGGCGTGGAAGTCCAGTCCAGAGACAGATGCAGAGACACTGTTCCAGAACCTGGTTACCTCCCTGCATGAGATGCTACATCTCGCTACCACAGCTcagctctaa